A DNA window from Piliocolobus tephrosceles isolate RC106 chromosome 9, ASM277652v3, whole genome shotgun sequence contains the following coding sequences:
- the LOC111523529 gene encoding zinc finger protein 37A-like, with amino-acid sequence MKKSYGSLSFEDVTVGFTQEEWQHLDPAQRTLYRDVMLENYSHLVSVGYCIPKPEVIFTLEQGEQLWILEEELPGQRYPDHPETIRKKNNTKFIS; translated from the exons GGATCCTTGTCATTTGAGGATGTGACTGTGGGCTTCACCCAGGAGGAGTGGCAGCATCTGGACCCTGCTCAGAGGACCCTGTACAGGGATGTGATGCTAGAGAACTACAGCCACCTCGTCTCAGTGG GATATTGCATCCCTAAACCAGAAGTGATCTTCACATTGGAACAAGGAGAGCAGCTATGGATATTAGAGGAAGAGCTCCCAGGCCAGAGATACCCAG ATCATCCAGaaacaataaggaaaaagaacaacaCAAAGTTTATCTCATGA
- the LOC111523520 gene encoding LOW QUALITY PROTEIN: zinc finger protein 33A-like (The sequence of the model RefSeq protein was modified relative to this genomic sequence to represent the inferred CDS: inserted 2 bases in 1 codon) → MNVIKCSVIIQLSWSIKCQKKRENFYEFNEYEKNFEKSTFLKHRVHLEVKHYKYFESVGNFNRSSFPNSREKIFESNKSGEPLYGKSVLNVTQRSHRGGEVYGCEQCGKPFYEKSKLTKHQRVHTGEKPYECNECEKCFSRKSPLTLHQRVHTGEKPYKCKECGKCFSRNSHLILHQRTHTGEKPYKCQECEKPCECNECGKSFSRSSYRIIHQRTHTGEKPYECKICGKTFCHKSDATKHQKTHIGGKPSECIQCGKTFSHNSGLKVHQRTHTKEKPYECTECGKSFSEKSVLTVHQRIHTGEKPYXNECGKTFYNKSDLTKHQRTHIGKKPYKCKECWKFFSRNSYLTIHQRMHTGDKPYVCKKCGKSFCHKADYTVHKRTHRGEKSYYCNECGKTFICNSVLNSHQRKHTGEKPYECNECGKSFSEKSVLTVHQRMHTREKPYKCNECGKSYHESDLTKHQRTHTREKPYECSQCGKSFSCSLGLKVHQRRHTREKPYGCKQCGETL, encoded by the exons ATGAATGTAATAAAGTGTTCTGTAATAATCCAACTCTCATGGTCcataaaatgtcagaaaaaaagagaaaacttttatGAGTTTAATGAATATGAAAAAAACTTTGAGAAGTCCACTTTCTTGAAACATAGAGTTCATTTGGAGGtgaaacattataaatattttgaaagtgtaGGTAATTTTAACAGATCAAGCTTTCCTAActcaagagagaaaatatttgaaagtaacaAATCAGGGGAACCTTTGTACGGGAAGTCAGTACTTAATGTAACTCAGAGATCACACAGAGGAGGAGAAGTCTATGGATGTGAGCAATGTGGAAAACCATTCTATGAAAAGTCAAAGCTAACCAAACATCAAAGAGTCCATACAggggagaaaccctatgaatgtaatgaatgtgaaaaatgtttttctaggaAATCTCCCCTCACTTTACATCAGAGAgtccacacaggagagaaaccctataaatgtaaggaatgtgggaaatgCTTTTCTAGGAATTCACACCTCATATtacatcagagaactcacacaggagagaaaccctataaatgtcaGGAAT GTGAGAAACCCTgtgaatgtaatgaatgtgggaaatctTTCTCTAGGAGTTCATATCGTATAAtacatcagagaactcacacaggcgagaaaccctatgaatgtaagatATGTGGCAAAACCTTTTGCCACAAGTCTGATGCCACTAAACATCAGAAGACTCACATAGGGGGAAAACCCTCTGAATGTATTCAGTGTGGGAAAACTTTTAGTCATAACTCAGGCCTAAAAGTACATCAGAGAACACATACAAaggagaaaccctatgaatgtactGAGTGTGGGAAATCCTTCTCTGAGAAATCAGTCCTCACAGTACATCAGAGAATACACACAGGAGAAAAACCTTA AAATGAATGTGGAAAAACCTTCTACAATAAATCAGACCTAACTAAACATCAGAGAACACACATAGGTAAGAAGCCCTATAAATGTAAGGAATGTTGGAAATTCTTCTCTAGGAATTCATACCTTACAATACACCAGAGGATGCATACAGGAGACAAACCCTATGTGTGTAAAAAATGTGGGAAAAGCTTCTGCCATAAGGCAGACTATACAGTACATAAGAGAACACACAGAGGGGAGAAATCTTATTActgtaatgaatgtgggaaaaccTTTATTTGCAACTCAGTCCTCAACTCCCATCAGAGAAAACACACGGGGGAGAAGCCCTATGAGTGTAATGAGTGTGGGAAGTCCTTCTCTGAGAAATCAGTCCTTACTGTACATCAGAGAATGCACACAAGGGAAAAACCttataaatgtaatgaatgtgggaagtCCTATCATGAGTCAGATCTCACTAAACATCAGAGAACACACACAagggagaaaccctatgaatgtagtCAGTGTGGGAAAAGCTTCAGTTGCAGCTTAGGTCTCAAAGTACATCAGAGAAGACACACAAGGGAGAAACCCTATGGATGTAAGCAGTGTGGGGAAACCCTCTGA